A window of Candidatus Hydrogenedentota bacterium genomic DNA:
CATGGAGAGGCTCCTTCTCCTTCTGTTCACGAAGTGAACAATACCTTGCAGTAAGTGCGCACGGCGCGCGGCGGCGCCATCGAAGCGCAGAGCATACGCTTATGCATTCACGATTTTCATCTTTGGGGGCGACTGGAATTCGCACTTCCCCGATTCAACGAATTGAATCGGTATGTTTCACCTGCATGGCATACGCGGGGTGCTTGAGCGCGACGGATTGGTGGAATGAGTTCCAGTAGGCGCGGTCGAGTTGGTAGGGGTCGAGCGTGGGGGCACTCGCGAGGTCTGCGGGAAGGATTCCGTAGCGTTGCATCTCGCGGAAGTAGGGGGCGGGCGGTTGGAAGCCGGGCATGTCGAATCGTTTGATTACGGCGAGTCGTTCTTTGCCAGCAGTGCACATCGCGAGCAGCTTCTGGTAGTCGGGATCCGATGCGTTGGCGAATAGGGGTGTGGATGTACCGGATGCGTCTTTCGCCTGGCAGATTCCGAAGCCTCCGGCCTCTTTGGCGAGGGGGGCCATGACGATCATCGATTTGTCGGGCCGCGTGAGGTTGAAGACGAGGTGGCGCGAGCGCATCAGGCGCGGGTCGTTCCATTCGGGCCGCCAGAAGGAAAGGTCGTTTTCGTCGGAGAGGTTGCGGGGAATTCTGCGTTCTCCCTCGTGGCATGATGCGCAACGGCGGTCGATGACTTCCGCGGCGGCTTTTGATGCGGGCCATTCGTCGTCGGTTTCGACGGGCGTGTTTGCGCGGTAGCCACCGATGCACCCGCTTCCAAGCGCGGCGTAGGTGCCGGGGTAGGCAGCGCCGGTTTCGATCCAAAGGCGGACCATCATGATTTCGCGGTCGGATAATTTTACGCCGTGGTGGCCGCCCTGAACTTTGGTCATGAGCGGACTGGCGCCGGTGCCGATGGTGCGTGGTGCGAGGTTGCTCACCGGCTGGTCGCGTCCGTCGACAAACTGTCGGCGCACGGTTAACGTGGCGTAGCTGTGCGAGTACATCGGGCCGTGGTCGCCGGTGAGAATGACCCCGCCCGCGCGAGGGCCGTCAGGCCCATCCGGATGCGCGTCGTAGTCGTGGCAGCGGACGCAGTGTTTATCGAGGATGGGCTGAATGTCGCGTGGGAAGTCGTAGACATCGGGTACGTCGGACACGGGCTTGATTTGGCGAGGAGGAAAATTGAGCGCGATGGGCCGTCGCGCGTTGCGTACAGGTGTGGTTTCGGTGCGCGGTTCGTGGCAGCCGACGCAGCTCGTGGTTTCACCGGGCATAACGGAACAGAAGCTCTGCATGCGTTTGACGGAGTTGCCGTTGCCGTCGAGGGCGACAAATAAGAGGGCGCGGTTTGCAGGCAGCTCCATGTACGCGGAACCGTCTTCTTCGACGGGGATGGTACCCAACACGCGTTCGAGCGTGAATGTGCCGCCGTAGGAAAGCGGGTCCATGCCGCCGGTGTAGTTAATGGGCTTGGGGAGCGATTCGAGCACGAGCAAGCGCTTGATGTCGCCGCGCGCGACGCCTTCCATGTTGCGGCCTTTGTAGACGTCGGAGAGGATGAGGCGGCCCGTTGCCTGGGTGTAGTCGACGCGGCTGGGGATGGTGCGTTCGATGGGGCGCGCGGCGATGGGACGTGGTTCGTGCATGCGCAGGTCGGAAGACGCGGGCAGTTTGAACAACGGCTCTTCCGTTCCGTCGGCGCCCAGGAGCACGAGGTCTTGGTCGTGTGCAGCGAGAAACACGTCCGTCGTAATGGGATAGGGGTCGCGATATCCATCGCCGCTGATATTGCGAATGGAGGAGAGGGCGTCGGGGCCTTGCTTGGCGTTTACGAGAGCCACGCGGCCCGTGTGTTCTTTTGCGCCGTGTCCGGCTGAGTTGATGAAGACGACATCGGGCGAGTCGGGGACAGGCTTTGCGTCGATATAGAGGCCGCCGGGATGGTAGTTGCCGAAGAACACCTGTTGCGCGGTGCCGTCGGGGTTCATCGTCCAAAGGTGATGGTAGTCGACCTGGCTGCGGTCGACGTACTCCCAGCGCGTGTACAGGATACGCCCATCGGGCATGGGCCATGGCGTGTTGTCCTGTTCGAGGTTGGCGGAAAGTGGAAGGATATTCGTGCCGTCGGCGTTGCAGCGGTGTACGACGGCCACTTGCGTTAGCCAGCAGTTGACCCATCTGCGGCATCGGCTTGATACGAAGGCAATCCCTCCGTCGGGAAGCCACGCGGGCTCGAAGTCATCGTATTCACCAAAAGTAAGTTGCTTCAGATTTGTGCCGTCGGGGGCGATGGTGTAGAGGTGGAAGGTGTCCGTGCCGCCCTTACGCCATGAGAACAGAATGAGGCTGCCATCGTAGTTGACAGCGGGGTCGCGCACGGTGCCTTCGGGGTCTTCGATCAAGGGTTTCACGGCATCTTCGGCGACGCTGTAGAGGTAGAGTCCACCGCCTTTGGCGTAGGTCTTTTGGTTGGTGTCTTCCGCGTAGTAGCTGATGTTGGCGTACCAGTGGCCGTCATCGTAGAGAGGGCGAGTCGCGAAGACGATGCTTTGCGCGCCCGAATCGCGCAAGGCGTCGCGCAGACGCTGACGCGCGGCGCGCGTAGCTTCAAGGCGGGCCTTCTCGATTTGCTCGTGTACGTCGGCGAAGGCCTTGGCGGTTTTGCCATCGGGGAAGGAGATGTCCCAGATTGAGTAGAGCTGGAATGGGGTGGGTTTGTGGCAGAGGATGCGCAGGTAGCGGCCTTTGCCCTTGAGGTCTTTCAGCTCTTCCGTGCCGCCGGGGCCTTCAGTCTGATGGAAGATGGTTGTCCATGCCGATGCGTCGTCGGAGGTCTGCAGTTCGTAGTCGAGTGCGTAGGCGTTTTCCCACGTG
This region includes:
- a CDS encoding discoidin domain-containing protein, translated to MMNRLVLAALSLAVLFLFGVSHAAQHDSPFAASSITDALFSPEFAFDNDPKTRWASATGAAHDEWIQIDFGRRVPIHALTITWENAYALDYELQTSDDASAWTTIFHQTEGPGGTEELKDLKGKGRYLRILCHKPTPFQLYSIWDISFPDGKTAKAFADVHEQIEKARLEATRAARQRLRDALRDSGAQSIVFATRPLYDDGHWYANISYYAEDTNQKTYAKGGGLYLYSVAEDAVKPLIEDPEGTVRDPAVNYDGSLILFSWRKGGTDTFHLYTIAPDGTNLKQLTFGEYDDFEPAWLPDGGIAFVSSRCRRWVNCWLTQVAVVHRCNADGTNILPLSANLEQDNTPWPMPDGRILYTRWEYVDRSQVDYHHLWTMNPDGTAQQVFFGNYHPGGLYIDAKPVPDSPDVVFINSAGHGAKEHTGRVALVNAKQGPDALSSIRNISGDGYRDPYPITTDVFLAAHDQDLVLLGADGTEEPLFKLPASSDLRMHEPRPIAARPIERTIPSRVDYTQATGRLILSDVYKGRNMEGVARGDIKRLLVLESLPKPINYTGGMDPLSYGGTFTLERVLGTIPVEEDGSAYMELPANRALLFVALDGNGNSVKRMQSFCSVMPGETTSCVGCHEPRTETTPVRNARRPIALNFPPRQIKPVSDVPDVYDFPRDIQPILDKHCVRCHDYDAHPDGPDGPRAGGVILTGDHGPMYSHSYATLTVRRQFVDGRDQPVSNLAPRTIGTGASPLMTKVQGGHHGVKLSDREIMMVRLWIETGAAYPGTYAALGSGCIGGYRANTPVETDDEWPASKAAAEVIDRRCASCHEGERRIPRNLSDENDLSFWRPEWNDPRLMRSRHLVFNLTRPDKSMIVMAPLAKEAGGFGICQAKDASGTSTPLFANASDPDYQKLLAMCTAGKERLAVIKRFDMPGFQPPAPYFREMQRYGILPADLASAPTLDPYQLDRAYWNSFHQSVALKHPAYAMQVKHTDSIR